In Serratia sp. FDAARGOS_506, a genomic segment contains:
- a CDS encoding HAD family phosphatase, whose protein sequence is MDLALFDLDETLIDDDSASLWIRWLVGQGFAPAELELQEQQLMQLYYQGKLSMEDYMQATLAPLTGLSVQTVAGWVQRYIRRDILPRVYPAARERLQWHRERGDCILVISATGEHLVTPIAEQLGADDALAIGVEISDGRFTGNTYGTMTYQQGKVIRLQHWLAQHPHLKFEHSHGYSDSLNDKAMLQFVDSATVINPDSELSALATAHGWEVCRWER, encoded by the coding sequence ATGGATTTAGCCTTATTCGACCTGGATGAAACCCTGATTGACGATGACAGCGCCAGCCTGTGGATCCGCTGGCTGGTCGGCCAGGGCTTCGCGCCGGCGGAGCTGGAGCTGCAAGAGCAGCAGCTGATGCAGCTCTATTATCAGGGCAAGTTGTCGATGGAGGACTACATGCAGGCCACGCTGGCGCCGCTGACCGGCCTGAGCGTGCAAACCGTGGCCGGCTGGGTGCAACGCTACATTCGCCGCGATATCCTGCCGCGCGTCTACCCCGCCGCCCGTGAGCGCCTGCAGTGGCACCGCGAGCGCGGCGACTGCATCCTGGTGATCTCCGCCACCGGCGAACACCTGGTGACGCCGATCGCCGAACAGCTCGGCGCCGACGATGCGCTGGCGATCGGCGTGGAAATCAGCGACGGCCGCTTCACCGGCAACACCTACGGCACCATGACCTACCAACAGGGCAAAGTGATCCGGCTGCAACACTGGCTGGCGCAGCATCCGCACCTGAAATTCGAACACAGCCACGGCTACAGCGACTCCCTCAACGATAAGGCGATGCTGCAATTCGTCGACAGCGCTACGGTGATCAACCCCGACAGCGAACTGAGCGCGCTGGCGACGGCGCACGGCTGGGAAGTGTGCCGCTGGGAGCGCTGA
- a CDS encoding magnesium and cobalt transport protein CorA, translated as MDSKSMVVNCVAYKAGQRLGEVTIDDISEVVKQPDTFVWLGLRQPEPAFMRKVQEEFGLHDLAIEDALCAHQRPKLETYGDSLFIVVKTAQWGEHDEIEYGETHFFVGKNFLVTVRHGASPSYAPIRAKAEENRKQMCRGPGFALYSVLDFVVDNYRSVVARFESTIENIEANMFQSEFDQAAIENVYTLRRHLLALRNAALPMDEICNQLIRLHEEVIPKELRAYVRDVQDHAHQVVSNIDDMREMLTNAMHVNLALVTVKQNEVVKRLAGWGAILAIPTVVFSLYGMNFADMPELKFPWAYHATLGVTAVGCIFLYQKLKKSGWL; from the coding sequence ATGGACAGCAAAAGCATGGTGGTGAACTGTGTAGCGTACAAAGCCGGCCAACGGCTGGGCGAAGTGACCATCGACGATATCAGCGAGGTGGTCAAACAGCCGGACACCTTTGTCTGGCTGGGGCTTCGGCAGCCGGAGCCGGCGTTTATGCGCAAGGTGCAGGAGGAGTTCGGCCTGCACGATTTGGCGATCGAAGACGCGCTGTGCGCACACCAGCGGCCGAAGCTGGAAACCTACGGCGACTCGCTGTTCATCGTGGTGAAAACCGCGCAGTGGGGCGAGCACGACGAAATCGAATACGGTGAAACCCACTTCTTCGTCGGCAAAAACTTTCTGGTGACGGTGCGCCACGGCGCCTCGCCCAGCTACGCGCCGATCCGCGCCAAGGCGGAAGAGAACCGCAAGCAGATGTGCCGCGGGCCGGGCTTTGCCCTCTATTCGGTATTGGACTTTGTGGTGGACAACTACCGCAGCGTGGTGGCGCGTTTCGAGAGCACCATTGAGAACATCGAAGCCAACATGTTCCAATCGGAGTTCGATCAGGCGGCGATCGAGAACGTCTATACCCTGCGCCGTCATCTGCTGGCGCTGCGCAACGCCGCGCTGCCGATGGATGAAATCTGCAACCAGCTGATCCGCCTGCACGAAGAGGTGATCCCGAAAGAGCTGCGCGCCTACGTGCGCGACGTGCAGGATCACGCGCATCAGGTGGTCAGCAATATCGACGACATGCGTGAAATGCTGACCAACGCCATGCACGTCAACCTGGCGCTGGTGACGGTCAAACAGAACGAAGTGGTGAAACGGCTGGCGGGCTGGGGCGCGATTTTGGCCATCCCGACGGTGGTCTTCAGCCTGTACGGCATGAACTTCGCCGACATGCCGGAGCTGAAGTTCCCGTGGGCCTATCACGCCACGCTGGGTGTGACCGCCGTCGGCTGCATTTTCCTGTATCAGAAGCTGAAGAAATCGGGCTGGCTGTAA
- a CDS encoding PQQ-dependent sugar dehydrogenase: MPRLTLLAGLLLCSGLLHAAPTVSQLQDGLEHPWSLAFLPAEQGLLITERPGRLRLWQQDKGLSPPIAGVPQVYAQGQGGLLEVLPAPDFAASRRVYLSFAEPGEGGKAGTAVGYGRLSEDGGRLENFKVIFRQLPKLSVGNHFGGKLAFDRQGYLFIALGENNQRPTAQETDKLQGKLVRLTAEGAVPPDNPWVGQAGKRPEIWSYGHRNPQGLALNPWSGAIWEHEHGPRGGDELNIPRPGKNYGWPLATYGINYSGQPIPEAKGDRVPGTEQPLHYWRVSPGLSGMAFYDGQRFPAWRHSLFIGALAQKELIRLTLEGDKVVAEERLLGDRGERIREVRSGPDGYLYLLTDERDGKLLKVGAS; the protein is encoded by the coding sequence ATGCCCCGATTGACTTTGCTGGCCGGTTTGCTGCTGTGCAGCGGCCTGCTGCACGCCGCGCCGACGGTCAGCCAACTGCAGGACGGCCTGGAACACCCGTGGTCGCTGGCCTTTTTGCCGGCGGAACAAGGCTTGCTTATCACCGAACGGCCCGGTCGGCTGCGGCTGTGGCAGCAGGATAAAGGCCTGTCGCCGCCGATCGCCGGCGTGCCTCAGGTTTATGCCCAGGGACAGGGTGGCCTGCTGGAGGTGTTGCCGGCGCCCGACTTCGCCGCCAGTCGCCGGGTGTACCTCAGCTTCGCCGAACCGGGCGAGGGCGGCAAAGCCGGCACGGCGGTCGGCTATGGCCGTTTGAGCGAAGACGGCGGACGGCTGGAAAACTTCAAGGTGATCTTCCGCCAACTGCCCAAGCTGTCGGTCGGCAATCACTTCGGCGGCAAGCTGGCGTTCGATCGTCAGGGCTACCTGTTTATCGCGTTGGGCGAAAACAACCAGCGGCCGACGGCGCAGGAGACCGATAAGCTGCAGGGCAAGCTGGTGCGGCTGACTGCCGAAGGCGCGGTGCCGCCGGACAACCCCTGGGTTGGCCAAGCCGGCAAACGGCCGGAGATCTGGTCTTACGGCCACCGCAATCCGCAGGGGTTGGCGCTGAACCCGTGGAGCGGCGCGATCTGGGAACATGAGCACGGCCCGCGCGGCGGCGATGAGCTTAACATCCCGCGGCCGGGTAAAAACTACGGCTGGCCGCTGGCCACCTACGGCATCAATTATTCCGGCCAGCCGATCCCGGAGGCCAAGGGGGATCGGGTGCCCGGCACCGAACAGCCGCTGCACTATTGGCGGGTTTCGCCCGGCCTGAGCGGCATGGCATTTTATGACGGGCAGCGCTTCCCCGCCTGGCGGCACTCGCTGTTCATCGGCGCGCTGGCGCAAAAGGAGCTGATTCGCCTGACGCTGGAAGGCGACAAGGTGGTGGCGGAAGAGCGGCTGCTGGGTGACCGCGGCGAGCGTATTCGCGAGGTGCGCAGCGGGCCGGATGGTTATTTGTATTTGCTGACGGACGAGCGGGACGGCAAGCTGCTGAAAGTCGGGGCGTCGTAA
- a CDS encoding PLP-dependent aspartate aminotransferase family protein, which produces MAKFDTLTVHAGYTPDATGAVMPAIYATSTYAQPAPGEHTGYEYSRSANPTRTALESAIAELEGGSRGYAFASGLAACSTVLELLDKDSHLIAVDDLYGGTYRLLEKVRSRTAGLRVTYVSPADLAGLEQAIEPDTKMIWVETPTNPLLKLADLSAIAAIAKKHQLISVADNTFASPYLQRPLDLGFDVVVHSATKYLNGHSDVVAGVAAVGDNPALAEQLGFLQNAVGGILDPFSSFLTLRGIRTLALRMQRHSDSALRIAQWLESQPQVENVYYPGLPSHPQHALAARQMTRFGGMIAVRLKGDDAYARRVIKRSRLFTLAESLGGVESLISQPFSMTHASIPLEQRLATGITPQLVRLSVGIEDVEDLIADLQQALAE; this is translated from the coding sequence ATGGCCAAGTTTGATACGTTGACCGTTCACGCCGGTTACACCCCGGACGCCACCGGCGCAGTGATGCCGGCAATTTACGCCACCTCCACCTACGCCCAACCGGCGCCGGGCGAGCATACCGGTTACGAATACTCCCGCAGCGCCAACCCGACGCGCACCGCGCTGGAAAGCGCCATCGCCGAACTGGAAGGCGGCAGTCGCGGCTACGCCTTCGCCTCCGGCCTGGCGGCCTGTTCCACGGTGCTGGAGCTGCTCGATAAGGACAGCCACCTGATCGCGGTGGACGACCTGTACGGCGGCACCTATCGCCTGCTGGAAAAGGTGCGCAGCCGCACCGCCGGCCTGCGCGTCACCTACGTGTCACCGGCGGATCTCGCCGGGCTGGAACAGGCGATCGAGCCGGATACCAAAATGATCTGGGTGGAAACCCCGACCAACCCATTGCTGAAACTGGCAGATCTGAGCGCCATCGCCGCGATCGCTAAAAAGCATCAGCTTATCAGCGTGGCGGACAATACCTTCGCTTCGCCGTATCTGCAGCGTCCACTGGATCTGGGTTTTGACGTGGTGGTGCACTCCGCCACCAAATACCTCAACGGCCACTCCGACGTGGTGGCCGGCGTCGCGGCGGTGGGGGATAACCCGGCGCTGGCTGAACAGCTCGGTTTCCTGCAAAACGCAGTCGGCGGCATTCTCGATCCGTTCAGCAGTTTCCTGACGCTGCGCGGCATCCGCACCCTGGCCCTGCGCATGCAGCGCCACAGCGACAGCGCGCTGCGCATCGCACAGTGGCTGGAGAGCCAGCCGCAGGTGGAAAACGTCTACTATCCCGGCCTGCCGAGCCACCCGCAGCACGCGCTGGCGGCACGCCAGATGACGCGCTTCGGCGGCATGATCGCGGTACGGCTGAAAGGCGACGACGCCTATGCACGCCGGGTCATCAAACGCTCGCGCCTGTTCACCCTGGCGGAAAGTTTGGGGGGTGTGGAAAGCCTGATCAGCCAGCCTTTCAGCATGACGCACGCCTCCATTCCGCTGGAACAGCGCCTGGCAACCGGCATCACGCCGCAGCTGGTGCGCCTGTCGGTGGGGATTGAGGATGTGGAAGATCTGATCGCCGATCTGCAACAGGCGCTGGCAGAATAA
- a CDS encoding glutathione S-transferase family protein, with amino-acid sequence MLTIWGRENSNNVRKVLWCAAELGLSYTHINAGGAFGKVNEESYRALNPNGLVPLLQDDDFVLWESNTIVRYLAAKFGDATFYPQDLQARAAAEKWMDWTTSTIVPAFTIVFWGLVRTAPELRDMAKIEAAIATLEKHFDVIEQTLARQPYLSGDAFGFGDIPLGSFAYAWFEMPIARRSRPNMERWYQQLRVRPAYQRGVMSELT; translated from the coding sequence ATGCTGACCATTTGGGGTCGTGAGAATTCGAACAACGTCAGGAAGGTGCTGTGGTGCGCCGCCGAACTGGGGCTGAGCTACACCCACATCAACGCCGGCGGCGCGTTCGGCAAGGTGAACGAAGAGAGTTATCGCGCGCTGAATCCAAACGGCCTGGTGCCGCTGCTGCAGGACGATGACTTCGTGCTGTGGGAGTCCAACACCATCGTGCGCTACCTGGCGGCGAAATTCGGCGACGCAACGTTCTATCCGCAAGATCTGCAGGCGCGCGCCGCCGCCGAGAAGTGGATGGATTGGACGACCTCAACCATCGTCCCGGCCTTCACCATCGTCTTTTGGGGCCTGGTGCGCACCGCGCCGGAGTTGCGCGACATGGCGAAAATCGAAGCGGCGATCGCCACGCTGGAAAAACACTTCGACGTCATTGAACAGACGCTGGCACGCCAGCCTTACCTCTCCGGCGATGCATTCGGCTTCGGCGATATTCCGCTCGGCAGCTTCGCCTACGCCTGGTTCGAGATGCCGATCGCCCGCCGTTCACGGCCGAACATGGAGCGCTGGTATCAGCAGCTGCGCGTTCGCCCGGCCTATCAGCGCGGCGTGATGAGCGAACTCACCTGA
- a CDS encoding isopenicillin N synthase family oxygenase, whose translation MTHLTTLKTLPLLDLSQLDGDARRRRAFLDDLRAAACDVGFFYLRGHGVDGALNARLQQGARQFFALPEADKLAVQMVHSPHFRGYNRAAAELTRGEPDWREQFDIGAERPALTLSDDTPRWARLQGPNQWPAALPTLKPLLLQWQQAMTAMSLRLLRAFALALSLPEQAFDRLYGDKPNEHIKLIRYPGRDTTGSAQGVGAHKDSGFLSFLLQDEQKGLQVEVSEGRWIDAEPREDTFVVNIGELLELATNGYLRATVHRVETPPAGRDRLSIAFFLGARLDAVVPLYRLPPQLAAQARGPASDPLNPLLRDVGYNYLKGRIRSHPDVAQRFYRDVTGV comes from the coding sequence ATGACGCATCTGACGACGCTGAAGACGCTGCCGCTGCTGGATCTTTCGCAGCTTGACGGCGATGCGCGCCGGCGGCGCGCCTTTCTTGACGATTTGCGCGCGGCGGCCTGCGACGTCGGCTTTTTCTATCTGCGTGGGCACGGCGTGGACGGCGCGCTGAATGCGCGGCTGCAGCAAGGGGCGCGGCAATTTTTCGCGCTGCCGGAAGCGGACAAATTGGCGGTGCAGATGGTGCATTCGCCGCACTTTCGCGGGTACAACCGGGCGGCGGCGGAGCTGACGCGTGGCGAGCCGGACTGGCGCGAGCAGTTCGATATCGGTGCCGAACGCCCTGCGCTAACGCTGTCTGACGACACCCCGCGCTGGGCGCGCCTGCAGGGGCCAAACCAGTGGCCGGCGGCGTTGCCGACGCTGAAACCGCTGCTGCTGCAGTGGCAGCAGGCGATGACCGCCATGTCGCTGCGGCTGCTGCGCGCTTTCGCTCTGGCACTGTCGCTGCCGGAGCAGGCTTTCGATCGCTTGTACGGCGATAAGCCCAACGAACACATCAAACTGATTCGCTACCCGGGGCGGGACACTACCGGCAGCGCACAGGGCGTCGGCGCGCACAAGGACTCCGGTTTTCTCAGCTTCCTGCTGCAGGACGAGCAAAAAGGGCTGCAGGTGGAGGTGAGCGAAGGGCGGTGGATCGACGCAGAGCCACGTGAAGACACCTTCGTGGTGAACATCGGCGAGCTGCTGGAGCTGGCGACCAATGGCTACCTGCGCGCCACGGTGCATCGGGTGGAAACGCCGCCGGCGGGGCGCGACAGGCTGTCGATCGCTTTCTTCCTCGGGGCGCGATTGGACGCGGTGGTGCCGTTGTATCGACTGCCGCCGCAGCTGGCGGCGCAGGCGCGCGGCCCGGCGAGCGATCCGCTCAACCCGCTGCTGCGCGACGTGGGGTATAACTACCTGAAAGGCCGCATCCGTTCCCACCCTGATGTGGCGCAGCGCTTTTATCGAGACGTCACCGGCGTCTGA
- a CDS encoding cystathionine beta-synthase, whose protein sequence is MAIPHSVIEMIGNTPMLELTRFDTGPCRLFVKLENQNPGGSIKDRVALSMIEQAERDGKLQPGGTIIEATAGNTGLGLALVAALKGYKLLLVVPDKMSREKIFHLRALGVEVLLTRSDVGKGHPAYYQDYAKRLAGEIPGAFYIDQFNNPANPAAHTTTTAPELWRQMEHDVDAIVVGVGSGGTLGGLSRYFADVSPQTEFVLADPAGSILADYLDNGHIGEAGSWLVEGIGEDFVPPLSDFNQVRNAYRIADAEAFTTARDLLRKEGVLAGSSTGTLLAAALRYCRAQTEPKRVVTFVCDSGNKYLSKMYNDHWMLEQGLLSKPQHGDLRDLIAYRHDEGAAVSAAPDDTLAIVHARMRLYDISQLPVLEGDRVVGLIDEWDLLNAVQADAAHFSLPASSAMTKRVHTLQKEAGYAELQATFNHGHVAVVLDGERFLGLITRTDVLNAWRQKLR, encoded by the coding sequence ATGGCGATCCCCCATTCCGTCATCGAGATGATTGGCAATACCCCGATGCTGGAACTGACCCGGTTCGATACCGGCCCATGCCGGCTGTTCGTCAAGCTGGAGAATCAAAACCCCGGCGGTTCGATCAAAGACCGCGTGGCGCTGTCGATGATCGAACAGGCCGAGCGCGACGGCAAGCTGCAGCCGGGCGGCACCATCATCGAAGCCACCGCCGGCAATACCGGCCTGGGATTGGCGCTGGTGGCGGCGCTGAAAGGTTATAAGCTGCTGCTGGTGGTACCGGACAAGATGAGCCGCGAGAAGATCTTCCACCTGCGCGCGCTCGGCGTGGAAGTGCTGCTGACCCGTTCGGACGTCGGCAAGGGGCATCCGGCTTACTATCAGGATTACGCCAAACGCCTGGCCGGGGAGATCCCTGGCGCCTTTTATATCGATCAGTTCAACAACCCGGCCAACCCGGCGGCCCATACCACCACCACCGCGCCCGAACTGTGGCGTCAGATGGAGCATGACGTTGACGCTATCGTGGTCGGCGTCGGCTCCGGCGGCACGCTGGGCGGGCTGAGCCGCTATTTCGCCGACGTTTCGCCGCAGACGGAATTCGTGCTAGCCGACCCTGCCGGTTCAATACTGGCGGACTATCTCGACAACGGCCACATCGGCGAAGCCGGCAGCTGGCTGGTGGAAGGCATCGGCGAGGACTTCGTCCCGCCGCTCAGCGACTTTAACCAGGTCCGCAACGCTTATCGCATCGCAGACGCAGAAGCCTTCACCACCGCGCGCGACCTGCTGCGCAAGGAAGGCGTGCTGGCCGGCTCGTCCACCGGCACCTTGCTGGCCGCCGCACTGCGTTACTGTCGCGCACAGACCGAACCCAAGCGAGTGGTGACCTTCGTCTGCGACAGCGGCAATAAATACCTGTCTAAAATGTATAACGACCACTGGATGCTGGAGCAGGGCCTGCTGAGCAAGCCACAGCACGGCGATCTGCGCGATCTGATCGCCTACCGCCACGACGAAGGCGCCGCCGTTTCCGCCGCGCCGGACGACACCTTGGCGATCGTACACGCCCGCATGCGACTGTACGACATCTCGCAGCTGCCGGTGCTGGAAGGCGATCGGGTGGTCGGCCTGATCGATGAGTGGGATCTGCTGAACGCCGTCCAGGCCGACGCCGCCCACTTCAGCCTGCCGGCCAGCAGCGCAATGACCAAGCGGGTCCATACGCTGCAAAAAGAAGCCGGCTACGCAGAATTGCAGGCCACCTTCAACCATGGCCATGTCGCAGTGGTGCTCGACGGCGAGCGCTTCCTCGGCCTGATTACCCGCACAGACGTGCTAAACGCCTGGCGCCAAAAATTACGTTAA
- a CDS encoding GNAT family N-acetyltransferase, with product MDITVTDAIDEHTLDAIRQGLRAYNLPHIDARHRKPLSVYARDEAGTVIGGLTAETWGNWLSVEWLWVADSQRGSGLGGRLMRAAEHEAQARGCRYARLDTFSFQARPFYEKLGYQLQMTLKDYPVEHECYFLTKTLTD from the coding sequence ATGGACATTACCGTTACCGACGCGATTGATGAACACACCCTCGATGCAATCAGGCAAGGCCTGCGCGCTTACAACCTGCCGCATATCGACGCCCGTCACCGCAAGCCGCTCAGCGTCTATGCGCGCGACGAGGCCGGCACGGTGATCGGCGGGCTGACCGCCGAAACCTGGGGCAACTGGCTGAGCGTCGAGTGGCTGTGGGTGGCGGACTCCCAGCGCGGCAGCGGCCTCGGCGGCCGGTTGATGCGTGCCGCCGAACACGAGGCGCAGGCGCGCGGCTGCCGCTACGCTCGCCTGGATACCTTCAGCTTCCAGGCGCGGCCGTTCTACGAAAAACTCGGCTATCAGCTGCAAATGACGCTGAAAGATTATCCGGTGGAACATGAGTGTTATTTTCTCACCAAAACTCTGACTGATTAA